Proteins encoded together in one Prunus dulcis chromosome 3, ALMONDv2, whole genome shotgun sequence window:
- the LOC117620750 gene encoding F-box/kelch-repeat protein At3g23880-like isoform X1, producing the protein MTSPKSFSCCICRLFSRTLTSEASPRKTTSLAAYGLSSRQLKQLLPSNFAAVPPPPPLNNDILVEILWRLPAKSLLRLQCVCKSWRALISDSHFVMKHLIHAAATCSTNNSLTLFLSSTRLYSIVSVGLDKDHVHVANRELDLPVKIPDILMTRIVGSCNGLICLQVNYTNIVIWNPCTGHSKLLPKPSSLLSGFLFFGFGYDSTTDDYKVIRGSRTALSKETVVEVFSLRTNSWWRSRNKDHGHGYVCLNGKGCFFNGALYWVELQWAGGPRPIGSRILSFDLAEEKFQGTVSLPYLDKEENCVFAGIGVSRNSLFVYSDPMGSDLRIWVMKEYRVRESWAEPIEIYLDQILPEEVDESFLRPLCILESGEVLLGYNRNILVLYNPKGKTFRSIAIGTQSDVTIYMETLISPATGRGSDV; encoded by the coding sequence ATGACAAGCCCAAAGAGCTTTTCTTGTTGCATTTGCCGCCTTTTTTCCAGAACATTGACTTCGGAAGCCTCACCACGAAAAACAACCAGTTTGGCCGCCTACGGCCTTAGCAGCCGGCAGCTGAAGCAACTACTCCCCTCAAATTTTGCGGCTGTGCCTCCACCACCGCCTCTCAACAATGATATCCTTGTCGAGATCCTCTGGAGGCTCCCCGCCAAATCTCTACTCCGCCTCCAGTGCGTGTGCAAGTCATGGCGCGCCTTGATCTCCGATTCTCATTTTGTCATGAAGCACCTCATCCACGCAGCGGCCACGTGCAGCACCAACAACAGCctcaccctctttctctcGTCTACTCGTCTCTATTCCATAGTCTCCGTAGGATTGGACAAGGATCATGTTCATGTTGCAAACAGAGAGCTTGATTTGCCGGTGAAGATCCCAGATATTTTGATGACAAGAATTGTGGGATCTTGCAACGGTTTGATTTGCCTGCAAGTCAACTATACCAACATTGTCATATGGAACCCGTGCACCGGACACTCCAAGCTCTTGCCGAAgccttcttctcttctttccgGCTTCTTGTTTTTCGGGTTCGGCTACGATTCGACCACGGATGACTACAAGGTCATCCGAGGGTCGAGAACCGCGCTTTCCAAGGAGACTGTGGTTGAGGTTTTCTCTCTCAGAACCAATTCATGGTGGAGGAGTCGCAATAAAGACCATGGCCATGGCTATGTTTGCTTGAATGGGAAGGGCTGCTTTTTTAATGGAGCTCTGTATTGGGTAGAGCTTCAATGGGCAGGGGGCCCTCGTCCCATTGGTTCTAGGATTTTGTCTTTTGATTTGGCGGAGGAGAAGTTTCAGGGGACGGTGTCGTTGCCCTACCTTGACAAGGAAGAAAACTGTGTCTTCGCTGGGATTGGGGTTAGTAGAAATTCTCTGTTTGTATACTCCGATCCGATGGGCTCGGATCTTAGAATATGGGTTATGAAGGAATATCGGGTCAGAGAATCTTGGGCTGAACCCATAGAAATTTATTTGGATCAGATTTTACCAGAAGAGGTTGATGAATCGTTCTTGAGGCCTTTGTGTATTTTAGAGAGTGGAGAAGTTTTGTTGGGTTATAATCGAAATATCTTGGTATTGTATAATCCCAAGGGAAAGACGTTTCGAAGTATTGCTATTGGGACTCAGTCGGATGTAACCATTTACATGGAAACTTTGATTTCTCCGGCAACCGGCAGGGGCTCTGACGTGTGA
- the LOC117620750 gene encoding F-box/kelch-repeat protein At3g06240-like isoform X2, with protein MAGLQNRRQKLDPSAGVFKRPLIDSDDIIIDILSRLPVKSLLRFRCVCKSWHTLISDSHLVRKHLRRAVRGVNANSSKLLISNSPLYSIDYEALEDVNSFVAIKELHLPVPLVLDRMSIVGSCNGLICLHENKGDFFLWNPCTRDTLKLPGVTYFPSSPLFYGFGYDSTIEDYKVIVGGTSSSESGLLTTTIALFTLKSGSWRTVQDLNYVKLNGQGCLLNEALHWVEFEWRWEGYFNVLSSRIISFDLAGEEFQEMVPLSSYLSDQKYISIRIGTTTNCLFVYMFNHSNFSDIAITIWVMKEYGVKESWTKIIDIPSELFRPLQGVFFLNLICILESGEVCMSYSSGLVSYNPKENTFRSVLSSPVILLPEAIMYVETLVSPVVESWADI; from the coding sequence ATGGCGGGCCTTCAGAACCGGCGGCAGAAACTGGACCCCTCTGCTGGGGTGTTTAAACGACCCCTTATTGACTCCGATGACATCATCATTGACATACTGTCAAGGCTTCCAGTCAAATCTTTACTCCGATTTCGGTGTGTATGCAAGTCATGGCATACTTTGATCTCCGATTCTCATCTTGTTAGGAAGCACCTCCGCCGCGCAGTCAGAGGGGTCAATGCTAATAGCAGTAAGCTTCTTATTTCAAACAGTCCTCTGTATTCCATAGACTACGAAGCACTGGAGGATGTCAATAGTTTTGTTGCAATCAAAGAGCTTCATTTACCAGTACCGTTAGTGCTTGACCGAATGAGTATTGTGGGTTCTTGCAACGGCTTGATATGTCTGCACGAAAACAAAGGCGACTTTTTCTTATGGAACCCGTGTACTAGAGATACCCTGAAGTTACCAGGAGTTACTTATTTTCCTTCTAGTCCATTGTTTTATGGATTCGGTTATGATTCCACCATAGAAGATTACAAGGTTATAGTGGGTGGCACATCTAGTAGTGAAAGTGGTTTGCTTACAACCACAATTGCGCTCTTTACTCTAAAATCGGGTTCGTGGAGGACTGTTCAAGACCTTAACTATGTTAAATTGAATGGGCAGGGGTGTTTGTTAAACGAAGCTCTGCATTGGGTAGAATTTGAATGGAGGTGGGAGGGGTATTTCAATGTACTTAGTTCAAGAATCATCTCTTTTGATTTAGCAGGGGAAGAATTTCAGGAAATGGTGCCATTATCATCCTATCTTAGtgaccaaaaatatatatccatCCGTATTGGGACGACTACTAATTGTCTCTTTGTATATATGTTCAATCACAGCAATTTCAGTGATATTGCAATTACAATATGGGTTATGAAGGAATATGGGGTCAAAGAATCTTGGACTAAAATCATAGACATTCCGTCGGAGCTTTTCCGTCCACTTCAAGGAGTATTTTTTCTGAATCTTATATGTATTTTAGAGAGCGGTGAAGTTTGCATGAGTTATTCAAGTGGCCTGGTATCATATAATCCAAAGGAAAATACATTTAGGAGTGTTCTTAGCTCGCCTGTTATTTTGTTGCCTGAAGCAATTATGTACGTAGAGACTTTGGTTTCACCAGTAGTTGAAAGTTGGGCAGACATCTGA
- the LOC117623385 gene encoding membrane-associated progesterone-binding protein 4 isoform X1 translates to MAAKLIATSPFVGIAVFVSLIALVAFYYKPFSQQRLFTVEELALYNGTDQSLPILLGILGSVFDVTKGKSHYGEGGGYNHFSGRDASRAFVSGNFTGDGLTDSLRDLSSTQVKSVVEWRDFYFRSYTFVGKLVGRYYDSEGNPTKYLKGVAAKAARGAQLLEKQKNEEAKQPSCNSRWSQDEGGEVWCDEGVPRLVQRPLEIALTGKMSKRCACFKEDQLDQSGLEVYEGCDFLAKTCRV, encoded by the exons ATGGCGGCAAAGCTCATAGCAACGTCTCCTTTTGTAGGAATTGCAGTTTTTGTCTCGCTCATCGCTCTCGTCGCGTTTTATTATAAGCCTTTCTCACAACAG AGGTTGTTCACTGTTGAAGAATTGGCCTTGTACAACGGGACTGATCAAAGCTTACCCATTTTATTAGGAATTCTCGG ATCGGTTTTCGACGTGACAAAAGGAAAATCTCATTATGGTGAGGGTGGGGGTTACAATCATTTTTCAGGAAG AGATGCTTCACGAGCATTTGTTTCAGGAAACTTTACAG GAGATGGGCTCACAGACTCACTACGTGATTTATCCAGTACACAG GTGAAGAGTGTTGTTGAATGGAGGGATTTCTACTTTAGAAGTTACAC ATTTGTAGGTAAGCTAGTAGGTCGTTACTATGATTCTGAAGGAAATCCTACAAAATATTTGAAGGGAGTGGCAGCAAAGGCTGCTAGAGGTGCTCAGCTTTTGGAGAAACAGAAGAATGAAGAAGCGAAGCAACCTAGTTGCAATTCGAGGTGGAGTCAGGACGAGGGTGGAGAG GTTTGGTGTGATGAGGGCGTCCCAAGGTTAGTTCAGAGACCACTAGAAATTGCTTTAACTGGGAAGATGAGCAAGCGATGTGCATGCTTTAAAGAAGATCAACTGGACCAGTCAGGGTTGGAAGTCTACGAAGGATGTGATTTCCTTGCAAAGACTTGCCGAGTTTAA
- the LOC117623385 gene encoding membrane-associated progesterone-binding protein 4 isoform X2, which produces MAAKLIATSPFVGIAVFVSLIALVAFYYKPFSQQRLFTVEELALYNGTDQSLPILLGILGSVFDVTKGKSHYGEGGGYNHFSGRDASRAFVSGNFTGDGLTDSLRDLSSTQGVAAKAARGAQLLEKQKNEEAKQPSCNSRWSQDEGGEVWCDEGVPRLVQRPLEIALTGKMSKRCACFKEDQLDQSGLEVYEGCDFLAKTCRV; this is translated from the exons ATGGCGGCAAAGCTCATAGCAACGTCTCCTTTTGTAGGAATTGCAGTTTTTGTCTCGCTCATCGCTCTCGTCGCGTTTTATTATAAGCCTTTCTCACAACAG AGGTTGTTCACTGTTGAAGAATTGGCCTTGTACAACGGGACTGATCAAAGCTTACCCATTTTATTAGGAATTCTCGG ATCGGTTTTCGACGTGACAAAAGGAAAATCTCATTATGGTGAGGGTGGGGGTTACAATCATTTTTCAGGAAG AGATGCTTCACGAGCATTTGTTTCAGGAAACTTTACAG GAGATGGGCTCACAGACTCACTACGTGATTTATCCAGTACACAG GGAGTGGCAGCAAAGGCTGCTAGAGGTGCTCAGCTTTTGGAGAAACAGAAGAATGAAGAAGCGAAGCAACCTAGTTGCAATTCGAGGTGGAGTCAGGACGAGGGTGGAGAG GTTTGGTGTGATGAGGGCGTCCCAAGGTTAGTTCAGAGACCACTAGAAATTGCTTTAACTGGGAAGATGAGCAAGCGATGTGCATGCTTTAAAGAAGATCAACTGGACCAGTCAGGGTTGGAAGTCTACGAAGGATGTGATTTCCTTGCAAAGACTTGCCGAGTTTAA
- the LOC117623306 gene encoding endoplasmic reticulum-Golgi intermediate compartment protein 3, with amino-acid sequence MGVKQALKSLDAFPRAEEHLLQKTQTGAVVSVVGLLIMATLFVHELRYYLTTYTVHQMSVDLKRGETLPIHINITFPSLPCDVLSVDAIDMSGKHEVDLDTNIWKLRLNSYGHIIGTEYLSDLVEREHSHKHDDSKDHHEDKDQEIHLQGAFDQAAEDLIKRVKHAIANGEGCQVFGVLDVQRVAGNFHISVHGLNIFVAQMIFEGSKNVNISHIIHDLSFGPKYPGIHNPLDGTERILHDTSGTFKYYIKVVPTEYRYISKEVLPTNQFSVTEYFSPMKQFDRTWPAVYFLYDLSPITVTIKEERRSFLHFITRLCAVLGGTFALTGMLDRWMYRFLEAVTKPNARSVLR; translated from the exons ATGGGCGTGAAACAAGCCTTGAAGAGCTTGGATGCATTTCCTCGTGCCGAAGAGCACTTGTTGCAGAAAACACAAACTGGGGCAGTTG TTTCTGTTGTTGGTCTACTTATAATGGCGACATTGTTTGTGCACGAGCTGAGATATTATCTTACCACATATACCGTCCATCAG ATGTCCGTAGACTTGAAGCGTGGAGAGACTCTTCCAATTCACATAAATATCACATTTCCATCTTTACCTTGTGATG TTTTGAGTGTGGATGCGATTGATATGTCAGGAAAGCATGAAGTGGATCTTGACACAAACATATGGAAA CTTCGCCTGAACAGTTATGGCCACATCATCGGCACTGAATATTTGTCTGACCTTGTGGAAAGGGAACATTCTCACAAGCATG ATGACAGTAAAGATCATCATGAGGACAAGGACCAGGAAATTCATTTACAAGGAGCTTTTGATCAAGCTGCAGAAGATCTCATCAAGAGGGTAAAGCATGCAATAGCAAATGGAGAAGGATGCCAG GTTTTTGGTGTTTTAGATGTCCAAAGGGTTGCTGGAAACTTTCACATTTCAGTTCATGGATTAAACATTTTCGTTGCACAAATG ATTTTTGAAGGATCTAAAAATGTAAATATAAGCCATATCATTCATGACTTGTCATTTGGCCCAAAATATCCAGGGATTCACAACCCACTTGATGGGACGGAGCGTATTTTGCATGACACAAGTGGCACtttcaaatattatataaag GTTGTTCCAACGGAATATAGGTATATCTCAAAAGAAGTTTTGCCAACCAATCAATTCTCTGTCACAGAATATTTTTCTCCTATGAAGCAGTTTGATAGGACATGGCCAG CTGTATACTTCTTGTATGATCTGTCGCCAATCACTGTAACTATCAAAGAAGAACGCCGCAGTTTTCTCCATTTCATCACTCGGCTTTGTGCTGTATTGGGCGGTACCTTTGCTTTGACAG GAATGCTAGATCGATGGATGTACAGGTTTCTTGAAGCAGTGACCAAACCAAATGCTAGAAGTGTACTCCGATAA
- the LOC117621406 gene encoding uncharacterized protein LOC117621406 isoform X1: MMESSASELQHGEESTSDASDQPQVILCNVQVHDQQGKNEETSLVQQSRRPNLSSLQIPARTLESSLSAFTRIDIPSVPSPSSTRAGLPPRPNSAKIKSSMKNLFPQKSFRAKNLPLDGEKTILIIPDTPSSDGHLAKPSTSRSFSLNKVFFSPSMKATHSLPVTPSANVGSETVQGRHLESHSDFSKMEVKQHMSRSLSVPVNVKTRSLRRMDSGGMMRVISATPRPSIVEGASPNAAPALETSTEDSGEDIPEEEAVCRICLVELSEGGDTLKMECSCKGELALAHKDCAVKWFSIKGNKTCEVCKQDVQNLPVTLLKIHNPQTIIRRPPTVMQQREVPRYRVWQDIPVLVLVSMLAYFCFLEQLLVSDLGPRALAISLPFSCVLGLLSSMIASTMVSRSYIWAYASFQFAIVILFAHIFYTLLNVNPILSVLLSSFTGFGIAISTNSLLVEYLRWKSSRQLQSSHQHASSALHLHELQLQQHLQEHQQWQQQEQYQRHYQQQRRQRLMEDSQNQYQQRQQQLQQQEQEQDHYQHQQEQQLEEDLNVDGPRLLEIRHGT, translated from the exons ATGATGGAGAGTTCAGCTTCTGAGCTTCAACATGGAGAGGAATCCACGTCGGATGCCTCTGATCAGCCCCAGGTGATTTTATGCAATGTTCAG GTTCATGATCAACAgggaaaaaatgaagaaacttcCTTGGTTCAACAGTCAAGACGGCCAAACCTCTCCTCATTGCAAATACCAGCAAGGACACTGGAAAGTAGTTTGTCTGCTTTTACGAGGATTGATATTCCTTCCGTACCAAGTCCTAGTTCTACTAGAGCTGGACTGCCCCCTAGACCAAATTCAGCTAAGATCAAATCATCCATGAAAAATTTGTTTCCTCAAAAAAGCTTTAGGGCGAAAAATTTGCCCCTGGATGGTGAGAAGACCATTCTCATTATACCAGATACACCTTCATCAGATGGTCATTTGGCAAAGCCTTCTACTTCAAGGTCTTTCTCGCTTAATAAGGTTTTCTTCTCTCCATCAATGAAAGCAACACATTCTTTACCAGTTACACCAAGTGCAAATGTGGGTTCTGAGACTGTGCAGGGCAGACATCTGGAGAGTCATTCTGATTTCTCT AAAATGGAAGTTAAGCAGCATATGTCCCGATCATTATCGGTTCCAGTAAATGTTAAAACCAGAAGTTTAAGGAGGATGGATTCCGGAGGCATGATGCGTGTAATTTCAGCAACTCCACGTCCTTCAATAGTTGAGGGTGCCTCACCGAATGCTGCCCCAGCATTGGAAACCT CTACTGAAGATTCTGGTGAAGACATTCCTGAAGAAGAAGCCGTTTGCAGGATTTGTTTGGTTGAGCTTTCGGAAGGTGGTGATACTCTTAAAATGGAGTGCAGCTGCAAAGGAGAGCTGGCACTTGCTCACAAAGATTGTGCAGTAAAGTGGTTTAGCATTAAAGGGAACAAGACCTGTGAAGTCTGCAAGCAGGATGTTCAAAACTTACCTGTAACACTACTCAAAATACACAATCCTCAAACAATTATTAGACGACCACCAACAGTAATGCAGCAGAGGGAAGTCCCTCGTTACAG GGTCTGGCAGGACATACCAGTTCTTGTCCTGGTCAGCATGCTTGCATATTTCTGCTTTCTGGAGCAACTTCTG GTATCTGACTTGGGTCCTCGTGCTCTTGCCATTTCTTTACCCTTCTCTTGTGTTTTAGGTCTCCTTTCATCCATGATTGCTTCAACAATGG TGAGCAGGAGCTACATATGGGCTTATGCCTCCTTCCAGTTTGCCATCGTGATCCTGTTTGCTCACATATTTTATACTCTA CTTAATGTAAATCCGATTCTCTCAGTCCTCCTTTCCTCATTCACTGGCTTTGGGATTGCAATCAGCACAAATTCTCTTCTGGTGGAGTATCTTAGATGGAAATCCAGCAGACAACTGCAATCTTCCCATCAACATGCTAGCAGTGCACTGCATCTTCATGAACTACAGCTGCAGCAGCACCTGCAAGAGCACCAGCAGTGGCAGCAGCAAGAGCAATATCAACGCCATTACCAGCAACAACGACGGCAACGTTTGATGGAAGATTCGCAGAATCAGTATCAGCAACGACAACAGCAGTTGCAGCagcaagaacaagaacaagatcATTATCAACACCAACAGGAGCAACAACTGGAGGAAGATCTGAATGTGGATGGTCCCAGGCTGCTAGAAATTAGACATGGCACGTAG
- the LOC117621406 gene encoding uncharacterized protein LOC117621406 isoform X2 — MMESSASELQHGEESTSDASDQPQVHDQQGKNEETSLVQQSRRPNLSSLQIPARTLESSLSAFTRIDIPSVPSPSSTRAGLPPRPNSAKIKSSMKNLFPQKSFRAKNLPLDGEKTILIIPDTPSSDGHLAKPSTSRSFSLNKVFFSPSMKATHSLPVTPSANVGSETVQGRHLESHSDFSKMEVKQHMSRSLSVPVNVKTRSLRRMDSGGMMRVISATPRPSIVEGASPNAAPALETSTEDSGEDIPEEEAVCRICLVELSEGGDTLKMECSCKGELALAHKDCAVKWFSIKGNKTCEVCKQDVQNLPVTLLKIHNPQTIIRRPPTVMQQREVPRYRVWQDIPVLVLVSMLAYFCFLEQLLVSDLGPRALAISLPFSCVLGLLSSMIASTMVSRSYIWAYASFQFAIVILFAHIFYTLLNVNPILSVLLSSFTGFGIAISTNSLLVEYLRWKSSRQLQSSHQHASSALHLHELQLQQHLQEHQQWQQQEQYQRHYQQQRRQRLMEDSQNQYQQRQQQLQQQEQEQDHYQHQQEQQLEEDLNVDGPRLLEIRHGT; from the exons ATGATGGAGAGTTCAGCTTCTGAGCTTCAACATGGAGAGGAATCCACGTCGGATGCCTCTGATCAGCCCCAG GTTCATGATCAACAgggaaaaaatgaagaaacttcCTTGGTTCAACAGTCAAGACGGCCAAACCTCTCCTCATTGCAAATACCAGCAAGGACACTGGAAAGTAGTTTGTCTGCTTTTACGAGGATTGATATTCCTTCCGTACCAAGTCCTAGTTCTACTAGAGCTGGACTGCCCCCTAGACCAAATTCAGCTAAGATCAAATCATCCATGAAAAATTTGTTTCCTCAAAAAAGCTTTAGGGCGAAAAATTTGCCCCTGGATGGTGAGAAGACCATTCTCATTATACCAGATACACCTTCATCAGATGGTCATTTGGCAAAGCCTTCTACTTCAAGGTCTTTCTCGCTTAATAAGGTTTTCTTCTCTCCATCAATGAAAGCAACACATTCTTTACCAGTTACACCAAGTGCAAATGTGGGTTCTGAGACTGTGCAGGGCAGACATCTGGAGAGTCATTCTGATTTCTCT AAAATGGAAGTTAAGCAGCATATGTCCCGATCATTATCGGTTCCAGTAAATGTTAAAACCAGAAGTTTAAGGAGGATGGATTCCGGAGGCATGATGCGTGTAATTTCAGCAACTCCACGTCCTTCAATAGTTGAGGGTGCCTCACCGAATGCTGCCCCAGCATTGGAAACCT CTACTGAAGATTCTGGTGAAGACATTCCTGAAGAAGAAGCCGTTTGCAGGATTTGTTTGGTTGAGCTTTCGGAAGGTGGTGATACTCTTAAAATGGAGTGCAGCTGCAAAGGAGAGCTGGCACTTGCTCACAAAGATTGTGCAGTAAAGTGGTTTAGCATTAAAGGGAACAAGACCTGTGAAGTCTGCAAGCAGGATGTTCAAAACTTACCTGTAACACTACTCAAAATACACAATCCTCAAACAATTATTAGACGACCACCAACAGTAATGCAGCAGAGGGAAGTCCCTCGTTACAG GGTCTGGCAGGACATACCAGTTCTTGTCCTGGTCAGCATGCTTGCATATTTCTGCTTTCTGGAGCAACTTCTG GTATCTGACTTGGGTCCTCGTGCTCTTGCCATTTCTTTACCCTTCTCTTGTGTTTTAGGTCTCCTTTCATCCATGATTGCTTCAACAATGG TGAGCAGGAGCTACATATGGGCTTATGCCTCCTTCCAGTTTGCCATCGTGATCCTGTTTGCTCACATATTTTATACTCTA CTTAATGTAAATCCGATTCTCTCAGTCCTCCTTTCCTCATTCACTGGCTTTGGGATTGCAATCAGCACAAATTCTCTTCTGGTGGAGTATCTTAGATGGAAATCCAGCAGACAACTGCAATCTTCCCATCAACATGCTAGCAGTGCACTGCATCTTCATGAACTACAGCTGCAGCAGCACCTGCAAGAGCACCAGCAGTGGCAGCAGCAAGAGCAATATCAACGCCATTACCAGCAACAACGACGGCAACGTTTGATGGAAGATTCGCAGAATCAGTATCAGCAACGACAACAGCAGTTGCAGCagcaagaacaagaacaagatcATTATCAACACCAACAGGAGCAACAACTGGAGGAAGATCTGAATGTGGATGGTCCCAGGCTGCTAGAAATTAGACATGGCACGTAG